The sequence ACCAAACCGATTAACATTTTTGGAGTATAGAAAAATACTTTTTCAGAAGGAAAACTGCCCTCCATCGTCATATTATGGTTTCTATAATTTATTAGGAATAGATCTATCCGATCTTCCAAATTCAATTCTAGCATTCCCGGTTCCAATAAGAACTTTTTAAGAACATATTTTACCGTTCTTATCAGTCTCTCTGCCTGGCCATTACTAGCAGGATTATATGAAGGACTGTTTAAAACTTTTATACCCTGTCTATCCAGAAAACTTTTAAAGGAATGCGAGTTGAACGGAGGACCATTGTCAGATACTAAAACGTCTGGCAGTCCAAAACGAGCAAAGAATTCAAACAGTTCCATCAAAACTTCTGGAATACTGGTTCCTTTTCTTATAATCTCTTCCTCCACCCATTTAGAGAAATATGGTGtccattttgaaataatttgttGTTTTGTAACACTTGCCATACTTGCACAAACATAACAAGCAGCAAAAAACATTTTAATAGTAGTGCTTAACCTATTCCAGTAAACTATGCGTCTTTTCATTTTTGCGTCACCAGTGTTACTTCTATTTGCCAATTTTATTATATCGGTTTGACTATTTTGTGAAATAATCACCCCAGCTTGAAATCTAGTTGCAAATACTGAATAAATGTCCTCTTTATCGAAAATCACCATTAACTTATCAAAATACTTCAAAACTGTTTGTTTCAAAAGAAAACGAACGTCATATACTGATTCAATCTTTGGAACGATACTTTTTCCAATcgaatcagttccaaaattgttTACCGGTTTACATAGTTTCTTGACACGTATATCAGAAAATGGAAATTTTAAATCAGTAATCAATGTTTCATTGTATATCTTTGTTATATTGTTCACTGGCATCCAATCGTCCAGGAAATAATTTCTCCAGTTGGGAAAGAAACCATCCAACCATGGTCGGCCCAATAATGGAATAAACTGATAACTACAATCAAGGACCAATAATCGCAATTTAGCTTTTCTTCCTTTATATTCAACCTTAACCTTAACTTCCCCAGATATCTTCAACCTGGAACCATTTATCACTATCAGTTGTTTAGAGCATTCAAATAAAGGAAGGCTGAATTTAGAAACAAACAATTCTTTTCCAATTACTGAAACAGAAGAACCACTGTCAACTTCCATCTGTAcaggaatattttcaatattaacATCCAATAAACATGGATTGCTTATCTTGTTTATGGAAGAAATGTTCATACACTGTAAATCACCTGAGATATTACCATCTGAGTCCGAATCTTGGATCCTCAAGCTATCTAATGGTTCTGCTGAATGGTTTGCACTGGTAATACAATCCTGTGCGTCAACACGATTAACCGTCTTGCCGCTCTCGTTCTTCCACTTGTAGCATTTCCTTCGCACATGTCCTCTACGTCCGCAATGATAGCAGATACGCTGATCAATCGGCCATTGTTGGTCGTCCATTTTGTATTGACCACGAGCTGAACTGGCCGACGAATCACGATGTTCAAAACGCTGTGAGTGAAACTGTACTCTCTGACTATCTTCCGCCGGTCGTATTTCAGGTCGAACACCAAGCCGACTTTTTACCGAACCGTGAAAATTTTGCTGAGCTCTCCTCATCCGTTGAGTAACCGCACCTCTACCTTGAGTCAAAGGGTACCTAGTGTCCAGTGAAGCTACCAAATCGACATCGCTGTTCGTTAAAGCTTTTGAATGAGTAGCCGCCATTTCCCACGTAGCGATAATATTCTCCGCCTGTTCAAGCGTTAACTTGGAGCTATCCTCCGTAAAAAGACGATGCTTAAGCGAGCCATCAGACAACCCAACCAAAATACGATCAAGAATAAGACGATTCTTTTGCTCCCCAAATTCGCAATGTTCCGCTTGGAGTTTTAACGAAAATATAAAATCGCTTGCCGATTCTCCCGGTTGTTGCACCTTTGTGCCGAAATTATATCTTCGGAGCAAGACTGAATCAGTTTTATCAAGTCTCTCCTTAAGTTTTTGCACTAATACATCATACGACACTTCATCCATCATTGCTTCTGTGGGGTAGAGTTTTTCTGCCATACTGAACAAAAAATCTCCTCCCAAGATGAACATCTGATCCTTTTTTTCATTATCTTTAACTTTGTTGACACGAAAATGAACCGCTAAACGCTTAATCCACGTAGCAAAAGATTGGCCCTTGCGGTAAGGTTCAATATTAGGGGCCACCATGTAGGACATTTTTGTCAAAATTCTGATCAAAATCAAATATAAGGCAAAAATCTATCAATTTCAAATCACCACAAATTACAAGTTATAAaaagtcaaaattttaaaacaacaaacTGTAATTATTTCTGTTACTCACCGGAATAAACCGTCGCTCACACAAACGCAATGCCAAAGTCACGAAATTTTTCCGAAGAACCAAAGCAGCAATTAAATTGTTTCCGCAGCCAGATTTCTCCTGCTGTGCTAAATTGTACCTAACTCTCAaaataaagagaaaaaaaacactcttaatatagTGCAAAAACTTTTCTTTCCACCGAAAACTTTacaggaaaaaattttaattgtcCACAAAACTGACGtcgcgagaaaaaaaaattcaaaatggcgTATCACAATTAACAAAAGCGCTTATAATTTGCGAACAAAGCGGATTCGCGAACCAAAAACCACCTCACAATAGtttcttttgttttaataaaaaaGTCACGCTTACCTTAAGCGTCGACACCGAATTTATCCACAGCTTCTGAAAATTGTCCAGAAATCGATTCCGCCGTTCCGCTGCTATTCCGAAATTTATCCGCCGCCCGGAATTACTCCAACAGCTTCCTCACGCCGAAATTTTCCTTGCGCCTTAGAAATGTGTCCGAAATCAGCTTCCTTTTCCTCGTCGCCACTAATATGTTCCAGCGTTACTGGAACAGAGATGGTTTTCTTTTGAGTTCACTAAAAACACGTCTAACACCGTTCGTTGCAAATAACAGAAGTGAGCCTCTAGCTCATTTATTAAGTTTGCTCATAATGACAGCAGTGTTGCGCGCTGCGCCGAAGTGTTGCTGAATACACTCTAAAGTGTAAGTAATAAGAATTCAATATACAATAAAAACATAACACACTTTCTTTACAAAATATATTTGATACAGGGatcttgaccggactgatgAAGCACCAAGACATTGGATTCTAATTAAAAGATCAGGGTttgattgaaatttaaataaaagtagtatcaaaaattaccatgcaaattagtttgaaagaaatcattgcaTTCgtgaaaacaaacgaaaatgTATGTTTATAATAAATAGAAGCGTTAGTTGGTATAACTAAATTCAAGTtgaattatttcaactaaaatgtttgtaaatttaaagcgttacaattattagcggcccttacacgagcattaaaaatgtcattttaaatgatgactaagtaatgatgtatttcaaatttgttagaaatctcgtcattagtgcaccactacacgttcgttaaaatgatattttttttactaatgacatttttaatgactcgtgtaagggccgctattgactTCATCTAAAGTTATTAATTTAGAACGAATTTTTCAGCTTGAATTTACTGTgagattgtttgtcaagaaattgacagaaacgcacaagtaaaatatttgttatttttatcaaaatattgattgaaacaaactaattcattgattcatgttttgtagtttctagaagtaatatttgctatattaaatcagattttcttttgttactatttcaataattttcatttttacatttttttctctgcgtgtggttctaaaatatattatttcgatgtcaacatttcataaggtcacataaaccaatgagagtttctctttgtttactttcgcttttcttgatatCTCCTTAATTTCCACGTGTACTTGCATAATATTTAtgtagaatgaaagacaatattcccatgtttctaacagtaccaaacatgtaacgaacgtttgtaaaattacgcagatatagtcgaaagagaaagtaaacaaagagaatctgtttttaggcccttttgaaatgttgacgtcgatttGTTTTTGATTGCATTTTAGTACACAGTTACACACGAAAGAGATTTGGGATATGTTCTTCAACTATTCGTATAGTAAAATGATAACTCGTAGTTGCTTATCTTAAGTTGGAAAATTTAAAGTAAACAAAGATGGATTTTATTCAAGAAGCAGTATTTTTGGGAGTAGATGTGCTTCTGCTAGGACTATGCTTTAAGGAGTACTATCAGTTCAAGAAAATAAGTAGTGCTTTGAAGGTAATACAGTTTCAACTCGTAATTATGTCATCAAAATTATCCAATATATATAATTTATGTTCTCTCTGTGTTTGATTGATACTTAGAATATGTGTGCAATGAACTAAACAATAGTAAAACTTTCTCGATTGTCGAATAAATAATGTATTTTTCATTAGGAAGCTCCACAACTATCGATTGACGAGTCTCTACCAGGCAAATTATCGAAAAATGATGGTAAAATCAAATATGCCGTGATACGAGGAACCGTTACGCCGATAGGTACTGCACTCAAAAGTGTAATGTCCCCGTCGGTCACTGGTGTTTTGCAAATTATGAAGCTCAAGTATGTTGCGCTGCGAGTAAAATTTTGATGACTATATCGATCTACTTTCAGTGAACATCGGGTTGCTCGGGGTTTTGCCGGATTTTGGGCCGAACAGAGAAAGTTGATTCACATCTCATGCAACGAAGTACCATTCAGTTTGAATAACGGTAAATTAGGGGTGGAAATCGTCGATGGACTGTCTGCCGAGATTCTAGATATGGATACGGTTTATGACAACTATGAGCCATCCAGTTTATCTTTCTTCGATCATATGTTTGGTTTCTTTTCCGGAGTACGGCAAAAAGGAATGCAAACAACGGAGGAAGTCCTGCGTGATGGAAGTTTTATTACGGCTGTGGGAGAAATTGAATTAGATGGTAACAGCATTAGATTGCAACCGTCTTCAGTTGCTCCGATGTTCCTCACAACTGCTACAAAGAACACTCTCTTGAAAAAATTTGAAGAAGCTAAATCATCTATGCTTTTCAAGGTTATCATTTGTGGAACGATATCAGCAGTACTGATAGGATTAATCACGAGAAAGGTttggaaacgtaaaaaaatggaATGGAACGAACAAAATTTGAGAAACAGATTGGATAAATCGCGGGCACAACGAAGAGCACTGGCGCGTCAACAAGTGTTTAACGATGAACAACGATGCGTGGTTTGTGTGGATAATCCAAAGGAAGTGATCTGCCTGCCTTGCGGTCATGTATGCCTCTGTGagaactgtgctgaaaaaataaaactgaacTGTCCTGTTTGTCGAtctaaaattgaaacaaaagcgGCGGCATTTATTACTTAAGGATCTCGTAATGTACTGGAATGAACGTTAATCCTTTCGACAAAAGTCTCAGTTATACTGTACGTACTGCACATATAAAAAACGCAAACTTATACCTAAAATGCTGCAGCATGCAGAATGTTTTGTGAAATATCCCTGTAGTAATAGTATTATGGGCCATGCATGATTTTCTCGTAAGCTTTCTGGTCGTCGACCATTCGTAAAAACACACGATACTTCCGCTCATGATAGTCTCGATTGTCATCACTCATATCTGGTTTGACAATTTCAGCTGTGCCTCCCATTTCAGATGCAGCCACCTGCAAATATATAGAATCAACTAAAAACATATTCGAACAACAGTCACGTTCAACCAACCTTTAGATCGTTGTAAATTCCTGCTGCACAAGCTCCCATAATAGCCGATCCGAGAAGAACTGCTTCGGTTTCATGCGGTAGCAGAACTGGTATCGAGCAGATGTCGGCATGAGTTTgaacaaacagtgcatttttgctcaaacccccgcaGAGTAAAATCGATCGAATGGGTTCCCTGCCAGACTTTGCCAGTACGTCTAGAATGTGCCGGGTTCCATACTAAACCATAAGAATGTTATAACGAAAAGTTTAGGATATTACATGGCGAGTAGTTGTGTCCAAATACTAACCGCTAGTGCTTGCATCAGAGCCAAATAGATCAACGCCAAGTTTTCTACATCTTTTGTCATTGTTAATCCGGATAGCTGGAATGTTTTATGCTTGTACTAGACCTACTCATTTTCTGTATTAACTTACCATTCCTTTAAGATGGGGATCTGCCAGAGGTGAGCGATTTCCATGATAATCGGGCCATACGTGCAGACAGCTCGTTAACATGTGTACTGATGATAGTTTTCTACGCTGCCTCAGATCTAACAGATACTCGTTTAAAAAACTATAAATTTTGGCATGTGAACCGTGCTTTTCAAGTAGCTGACTGTAGCAAGGATGACTTTGTAAAATGAAATCTATCAGAACGCCAGTCGCACTTTGACCTGCTTCGTTTAGATACAGGTTTGAAAAGATGGCATTTTTATATGGTCCCCAAATGCCTGGCGCCATAACTGGAAGCGAAGTTAAACTCATGTGGCATGATGATGTTCCACAGATTATAGCAAGTTTTGTCGTAAGAGAATCAGACAATTTAATATCCGGATTGTGACAACCTAATAGTGCTAAGGCTCCAGCGTGTGCATCAATCATGGAAGTAGCTACTGAAATGCCTGGATTCAGGCCTAAGGCATTCGCTGCCACCTGGGTTAATCCTTCTGCGATGGGATCGCCTGGAACATAAAGTTTCTCACCTATCAAATGGAAATTGTTTGCGGCAAGATCACCCAAATTGATTTGGGTAAGAAAATCGTGCGACCAGGATCCTTTGATAGCATCATAATTCCATTTGCAAACAGCAGAACAAATCGAACGCCCTAGACTACCGGTAGCTTTGTACGTTAAGAAATCGGGAAGATCAAAAAATGCTCCCGCTTTgagccaagtttgttgaaacatgtTTCTTTTCAACCACAACAGCTTCGGACATTCCATCTCCAACGAGACTGCGCCTCCGACATAGCTCAGTAGTTCGTGTTTGGTAGCGTTGATGAAATCGGCCTCCGCTTGTGCCCGATGATCCATCCAAAGTATCACGTTCTGTTCGTTGCGTCCTGAGCTGCTAATTGATAATGGCTCACCATTCTTATCCAAAACGACCAGCGAACAAGTGGCATCGAATCCAATACCTTTAATTTCATCTCTAGGACAGTGAGATGCCACATTCTAAAAAAACGAGTTGAGATGAAGGTCAATCGGAGCAACGAGACTCTACTATTAGTATAATACCCACACGAACACATTCGCACACGGCATTCCAAATATCATCGCTGGATTGTTCGTAATGGTTGGGAAGTGGGTTCCAAGTCTGTATCGTCTTTACCCATGTTTTCAATATTTCACCTTTGCTGGTAACCAATGCCGCACGCACGCTTCCCGTTCCTACGTCAACACCGATCAAATTTACTTGAGACATTTGCGCAACATTCAATCCGTTTCTTACACCGAATGAAGCTCAGCTCTTACTATATTACTGCCAATGTAATGCTTTGTTTTTTTCGTACCTATGTATGTTTATATTTTATTGGACAGCAGATAACGGTGATTACAGGGTGATAACCGAATTTCGTAAAGAagatgaaaacaaaagaaattgaaTTAATTTCCACATACCTTCA comes from Malaya genurostris strain Urasoe2022 chromosome 3, Malgen_1.1, whole genome shotgun sequence and encodes:
- the LOC131437096 gene encoding mitochondrial E3 ubiquitin protein ligase 1, which encodes MDFIQEAVFLGVDVLLLGLCFKEYYQFKKISSALKEAPQLSIDESLPGKLSKNDGKIKYAVIRGTVTPIGTALKSVMSPSVTGVLQIMKLNEHRVARGFAGFWAEQRKLIHISCNEVPFSLNNGKLGVEIVDGLSAEILDMDTVYDNYEPSSLSFFDHMFGFFSGVRQKGMQTTEEVLRDGSFITAVGEIELDGNSIRLQPSSVAPMFLTTATKNTLLKKFEEAKSSMLFKVIICGTISAVLIGLITRKVWKRKKMEWNEQNLRNRLDKSRAQRRALARQQVFNDEQRCVVCVDNPKEVICLPCGHVCLCENCAEKIKLNCPVCRSKIETKAAAFIT
- the LOC131437095 gene encoding FGGY carbohydrate kinase domain-containing protein — translated: MSQVNLIGVDVGTGSVRAALVTSKGEILKTWVKTIQTWNPLPNHYEQSSDDIWNAVCECVRNVASHCPRDEIKGIGFDATCSLVVLDKNGEPLSISSSGRNEQNVILWMDHRAQAEADFINATKHELLSYVGGAVSLEMECPKLLWLKRNMFQQTWLKAGAFFDLPDFLTYKATGSLGRSICSAVCKWNYDAIKGSWSHDFLTQINLGDLAANNFHLIGEKLYVPGDPIAEGLTQVAANALGLNPGISVATSMIDAHAGALALLGCHNPDIKLSDSLTTKLAIICGTSSCHMSLTSLPVMAPGIWGPYKNAIFSNLYLNEAGQSATGVLIDFILQSHPCYSQLLEKHGSHAKIYSFLNEYLLDLRQRRKLSSVHMLTSCLHVWPDYHGNRSPLADPHLKGMLSGLTMTKDVENLALIYLALMQALAYGTRHILDVLAKSGREPIRSILLCGGLSKNALFVQTHADICSIPVLLPHETEAVLLGSAIMGACAAGIYNDLKVAASEMGGTAEIVKPDMSDDNRDYHERKYRVFLRMVDDQKAYEKIMHGP
- the LOC131437805 gene encoding uncharacterized protein LOC131437805 isoform X1, producing MSYMVAPNIEPYRKGQSFATWIKRLAVHFRVNKVKDNEKKDQMFILGGDFLFSMAEKLYPTEAMMDEVSYDVLVQKLKERLDKTDSVLLRRYNFGTKVQQPGESASDFIFSLKLQAEHCEFGEQKNRLILDRILVGLSDGSLKHRLFTEDSSKLTLEQAENIIATWEMAATHSKALTNSDVDLVASLDTRYPLTQGRGAVTQRMRRAQQNFHGSVKSRLGVRPEIRPAEDSQRVQFHSQRFEHRDSSASSARGQYKMDDQQWPIDQRICYHCGRRGHVRRKCYKWKNESGKTVNRVDAQDCITSANHSAEPLDSLRIQDSDSDGNISDHGWKRGDYYGSSKPNKNRYE
- the LOC131437805 gene encoding uncharacterized protein LOC131437805 isoform X2, with translation MSYMVAPNIEPYRKGQSFATWIKRLAVHFRVNKVKDNEKKDQMFILGGDFLFSMAEKLYPTEAMMDEVSYDVLVQKLKERLDKTDSVLLRRYNFGTKVQQPGESASDFIFSLKLQAEHCEFGEQKNRLILDRILVGLSDGSLKHRLFTEDSSKLTLEQAENIIATWEMAATHSKALTNSDVDLVASLDTRYPLTQGRGAVTQRMRRAQQNFHGSVKSRLGVRPEIRPAEDSQRVQFHSQRFEHRDSSASSARGQYKMDDQQWPIDQRICYHCGRRGHVRRKCYKWKNESGKTVNRVDAQDCITSANHSAEPLDSLRIQDSDSDDHGWKRGDYYGSSKPNKNRYE